ACTGGGCATTCTTTATGGCTACAGCTGCTTCACCAGCCAAGATGGATAATATCCTCAAATCATCTTTGGTGAATTCATGGGGGTAAGTGGCACCCACATTGAGCACCCCGATTATTTTATCTTCGACTTTTAAAGGAACGCATAATGCGGAATAGAGTTCCTCCTTGGACTTAAACTTCTTGAATCTGGTATCTTTCGAAATGTTCGATATGAGCAGGGGTTTTTCCATCTTTGCTACCCAACCTGCTATCCCCTCGCCCAGTTTCAAGCGGGTTTTCTCCACGGCTTCCTGGCTCAAGCCTTTGGCCGCTCTGATCCTGAGCTCCTTCGTTTCCTCATCGAGAAGCATCACGGAACCCGTATTGGCATGCAGGATATGCAAAGAGGATTTTAAGATGAATTCCAATACTTCATGGATGTTAAAGGTCGAACCCAAGACCTTGCTCACTTCGTACAATGTGGTCAATTCGTTGATTCTCTCCTGTACCGTTTGTTCCAGAGATTTGCTCCAGGCTTCGAGGTGCTTTTGAGATTTAATTAAATTAGCTTGAGTTCGATTCAGCTTTCTCGTAACTCTCTGTAAATGCGCTATGGTGCGATTTTTCTGGTCAGATATCACCCCTACCATTAATCCTACAACTACAAAGAGGATGCTCCCGGCAATGTTTTGACTCATTAAATTGGCCGTCAAAATGTGCGGGAATAAGTGAATAAAGCCTAAAATTAAACTTGTGCCCAGTCCTCCCTTGAGACCCTACCAATAAGCTCCCAAAATGATGGGAACATAAAAGATATGAGTGTAGATGATCTCCATCCTCAGGATAAAATGGAAATAGTATTCTACAACGGCGCATAAAATTATTTCTCCACCAATAACCCCTATCTTAAGT
The Actinomycetota bacterium DNA segment above includes these coding regions:
- a CDS encoding GAF domain-containing protein; this encodes MSQNIAGSILFVVVGLMVGVISDQKNRTIAHLQRVTRKLNRTQANLIKSQKHLEAWSKSLEQTVQERINELTTLYEVSKVLGSTFNIHEVLEFILKSSLHILHANTGSVMLLDEETKELRIRAAKGLSQEAVEKTRLKLGEGIAGWVAKMEKPLLISNISKDTRFKKFKSKEELYSALCVPLKVEDKIIGVLNVGATYPHEFTKDDLRILSILAGEAAVAIKNAQLFTQFEELYMETVKAFVKAIEAKDPYTSGHSEHVTSYAVTIARELGLTKEGINTIRTASLLHDIGKIGVDEDILNKPAKLTREEYDKVKKHPLIATQIIGHIPLFKKVIPIIFHHHEHYDGNGYVSGLKGEEIPLGSRILGVADAFDAMTSERPYRPAYTLEGAVKELKKNAGSQFDPKIVEVLCTLIEKSKLPKIEEKMKKEKLKIVG